A genomic region of Catalinimonas niigatensis contains the following coding sequences:
- a CDS encoding BamA/TamA family outer membrane protein: protein MFSCFFHQQVRGQAISVISSEQDKQILKHYDLSVRQPDSLGALQAVGQLISKLQSDGYFTASASHLQSIDSSQWQVNLDVGDRYHWAYLQPGNLNPLMQEHSGFRERFFLNRPFSYEDVQRLMENILKAAENEGFPFASVQLTQVRIENNEVQAAIHYTSGPYITFGDLEISGTSKVKPDFLATILKIASGSAYSEKKVSRIQNTLRSIPYLELSATPKISFQNDEAEVHLTLEERESNQMDGLVNLLPNENEGGNLLLTGKVEILLNNLMKSGKQFNLQWQRLQVESQQLSVNYQHPYLFRTPFQAGIGFNILKEDTLYINRNLSFNLSYPLSQASLISFTTDIRNSHTLTEARPPVNTNNLVGSLGNFSLLNVGVSLQLNRLNDILLPTRGWHLYSSVGIGRKSSQDISIETEEEINWQPFTRIDLRQYHSLGKFWVIFYRLSGAYLHGENLYLNDLYRLGGLNSLRGFNDNFFFASYYGLSNLELRLLLEHKEQTQSYLYIFYDQAILGRQGGGGYQVSPLGLGLGISLTTEVGIFNLAYALGKVENEALNFSLSKIHFGYISRF, encoded by the coding sequence GTGTTTTCCTGTTTCTTTCACCAGCAAGTGAGAGGGCAGGCGATCTCTGTTATCAGTTCTGAGCAGGATAAACAAATTCTGAAACATTACGATTTGTCAGTTCGACAACCTGATAGCTTAGGGGCTTTACAGGCTGTCGGTCAATTGATCAGCAAATTACAAAGTGACGGTTATTTTACCGCTTCAGCTAGTCATTTGCAATCAATAGACAGCAGCCAATGGCAGGTGAACTTAGACGTTGGAGATCGTTACCACTGGGCATACCTCCAGCCTGGCAATCTTAATCCTTTGATGCAAGAGCATTCGGGATTCCGGGAGAGGTTTTTTCTAAATCGGCCCTTCTCTTATGAGGATGTTCAAAGATTGATGGAAAACATTCTGAAAGCAGCAGAAAACGAAGGCTTTCCTTTTGCCAGTGTGCAACTTACGCAGGTTCGTATAGAGAATAATGAAGTTCAAGCTGCAATACATTATACATCAGGCCCTTATATTACTTTTGGAGATTTAGAGATCAGTGGTACATCTAAGGTCAAACCGGATTTTCTGGCGACTATTCTCAAGATCGCTTCTGGAAGTGCTTACAGTGAGAAAAAAGTAAGCCGCATACAAAATACGTTGAGAAGTATACCATATCTCGAGCTGAGCGCAACCCCGAAAATAAGTTTTCAAAATGATGAAGCGGAGGTGCATCTTACTCTGGAGGAAAGAGAGAGCAATCAGATGGATGGGCTGGTAAATTTACTGCCTAATGAGAATGAAGGCGGGAACTTGTTGCTCACTGGTAAGGTAGAAATCCTCCTAAATAACTTGATGAAAAGTGGTAAGCAGTTTAACCTTCAATGGCAACGGCTTCAGGTAGAATCTCAGCAACTGTCGGTGAATTATCAGCATCCCTATCTCTTCCGAACCCCTTTTCAGGCGGGAATAGGGTTTAATATCCTGAAGGAAGATACCCTCTACATTAATCGTAATTTGAGTTTTAATCTCTCGTATCCTTTGTCACAGGCTAGCTTAATCAGTTTTACCACGGACATTCGTAATAGCCATACACTTACTGAGGCAAGACCGCCAGTCAATACAAATAATTTGGTAGGTTCATTGGGTAACTTTAGTTTGCTTAATGTAGGAGTTTCATTGCAACTCAATCGCCTAAACGACATACTACTTCCAACCCGAGGATGGCATCTTTATAGCAGTGTAGGAATAGGTAGAAAAAGTAGTCAAGATATTTCTATTGAGACAGAAGAAGAAATTAATTGGCAACCCTTTACCCGAATAGACTTAAGACAATATCATAGTTTAGGAAAGTTTTGGGTGATTTTTTATCGTTTAAGTGGAGCTTATCTACATGGAGAAAATTTGTATTTGAACGATTTGTACCGTTTGGGTGGATTAAACTCATTAAGAGGGTTTAACGACAATTTCTTTTTTGCATCTTATTATGGGCTGTCTAATCTAGAATTACGCCTATTGCTTGAACATAAAGAGCAGACACAATCGTATCTATATATCTTTTATGATCAGGCTATCTTGGGGCGTCAGGGGGGGGGAGGATATCAGGTATCTCCTTTAGGCTTGGGTTTAGGAATTAGCCTTACAACTGAAGTGGGTATTTTCAATCTGGCATATGCCTTAGGCAAAGTAGAGAATGAGGCCCTGAATTTTAGTTTATCAAAGATACACTTTGGCTATATTAGCCGATTTTGA